Genomic DNA from Oncorhynchus clarkii lewisi isolate Uvic-CL-2024 chromosome 28, UVic_Ocla_1.0, whole genome shotgun sequence:
CCAGACTCTCACCTCCCAGTAATGTCTCCCAGATGTAAAGCCCTCCTTTGCAAGGACACAACACCAGCCATCATACGTGTGGGATCTAGGGCTGTATCCATCCCGGGGATCAAAAACATCCTCAATGATGGTGGCCATTTTCACTCTTTTCCTGTCAGCGGACAGTAAGAGATTTGGGTTGGCTGTtttttcatccagagtgatctcAACTGAAAAGATATTGAAATAATGAAGCTGTTAATCATACCAGAACAATGAAACAAGTCTTTCGGTTTTATCTCATTTGAATAATATTTGCATTGGCAATAAACCATACCAACCTGATGCTTTCAAAATCAAGTTCCAAACTGCAATGAAACAGGCAACATTTAGGATCACGTTAGCAACAAAGAACtacaaaacatttacattttttgttgttgttttaagcAGACGTGAACAGTGGGATTTGACGTACTTGAGTCAGGAACGCGATTCAGAGTCACTAAgggaaaaacattaagaaaaccaAAACATATTAGATAAATGAACTGATTAATACAATCTGTGTTGACTTATTTAATAACCTAATAAAAAGCATGAGCTGGAGCCCACCAAGAGAATATTATTttgtgtagaggtgctgactaacagcgaataaactgtaagctataaaaaataaataaagagagtcACACGCTctctatatataaactcccagtaatttattgggtaaaacacCCTGAAGGTGGCACAGCGATACAGAAGCGTTTGcgttttacccaataaattactggaagttatatatatatactaatttaaatacttattttccaccataatttgcaaataaattcattaaaaatcctacaatgtgattttttttttctcattttgtctgtcatagttgaagtgtacctatgatgaaaatgacatgcctctctcatctttttaagtgggagaacttgcacaattggtggctgactaaatacttttttgccccactgtgtatatatatatatatatatatatatatgagtgtgCAACTATTTATTTTCGTAGCAGAACACTCACCTCTGCTTCTGGACCTTTGTCTATTTCTGAGCCAATGCTTTACAATGGAACCCTGTGAAAACAACAGCTATGTTATATTACCGCTCAGCCGAATGTCACTTAAAGAGACATTCAATAAGTGTCTGTTTATGGCTGACCTCCTGCTGTTCCTGTAGTATGCTCCAGATGAGGAAGTCCATGACAGGGAGCATGTTGGGAAGCTTCCCCCTCTTCCACTGTCTTTCCAGATCCTGCAGTACTGAACACACATCTTCACCTAGACACACGGAGTCCTGCAGAGACGCAGAGACACAGGGTGATATCGTAGGATAATCTCCTTGTGTTATGTATCATTGTAATGTTACAGATTATTTTTGTGGGTTTTTATTTTAGTTTTAGTTTTAAGGTCTTCCTCTCACCTGTTCCATATCCTTGAGTCTCCAGGCCCACTCAGAAAGGGCTTTCGTGGCTTCCCTCAGTTTCTGTTCCTTGTCTGGTTTCTGTTGATCTGGAGGGTCGTCACTCCTCCTGTGTCTTGTGATTTCCCCTGCTGGTGTCTGGTAAACAGCAAAACATGTGGTTACAATCTTCTGTTTGCATTTCTCAACAGTAAatcatacagtgagctccaaaagtattgggacagtgtcaatgttgttgttgttttggctctgtactccagcactttggattttaaattaTATAATGACTATgggaggttaaagtgcagactgtcagctttaatttgagggtaatTTCATCCATAACAGGTGAACcgtttagatatttttgtacatagaccaaaagtattgggacaaattcacttatatgtgtattaaagtagtcgaaagtttagtatttggtcccatattcctagcacgcaatgattacatcaagcttgtaacTCTAcacacttgttggatgcatttgctgtttgttttggttgtgtttcagattattttgtgcccaattaaattaatggtaaatcatgtattgtgtccccccaaaatgctaaccaccttgttattgtaatggtgagaggttagcatgtcttgggaatATGATATTTGtacatctgtaactttctcaatgATCATTATTCACTATTCATTCAGGACCATATGTAATCATggtagtcattgtatcatttaaaatccaaagtgctggagtacagagccaaaacaataacaaatgtttcactgtcccaatacttcttGAGCACACTGTATGTTATGTCATTCAGAGCAACTGGCTGTCAACACTGTATGTTATGTCATTCAGAGCAACTGGCTGTCAAGACTGTATGTTATTTCATCTAGAGCAACATGCTGTCAACACTGTATATTACTTCATGCAGAGCAACTAGCTGTCAACACTGTATGTTACAGCATCCAAAACACTGTATGTTACTTCATCCAGAGCAACTGGCTGTCAACACTGCATGTTACGTCATTCAGAACAACTGGCTGTCAAGACTGTACGTTACTTCATCCAGAGCAACTGGCTGTCAACACTGTATGTTATTTCATCTAGAGCAACATGCTGTCAACACTGTATATTACTTCATCCAGAGCAACTGGCTGTCAATACTGTATGTTACTTCATGCAGAGCAACTAGCTGTCAACACTGTATGTTACAGCATCCAAAACACTGTATGTTACTTCATCCAGAGCAACTGGCAGTCAACACTATGTTACTTCATCCAGAGCATCTGGCTGTCAACACTGTATGTTACTTCATCCAGAGCAACTGGCTGCTAACACTGTATGTTACTTCATCCAGAGCAACTGGCTGCTAACACTGTATGTTACTTCATCCAGAGCAACTGGTAGTCAACACTGTATGTTACTTCATCCAGAGCAACTGGCTGTCAACACTGTATGTTACTTCATCCAGAGCAACTGGCTGTCAACACCATGTTACAGCATCCAGAGAAACTGTCTGTCAACACTGTATGTTACTTCATCCAGAGCAACTGGCTGTCAACACTGTATGTTACTTCATCCAGAGCAACTGGCTGTCAACACTATGTTGCTTCATCCAGAGCAAATGGCTGTCAACACTGTATGTTACAGCATCCAGAGCAACTGGCTGTCAACACTGTACATTACTTCATCCAGAGCTACTGGCTGTCAACACTGTGTTTCTTCATCCAGAGCAACTGGCTGTCAACACTATGTTACTTCATCCAGAGCAACTGGCTATCAACACCATGTTACTTCATCCAGAGCAACTGGCTGTCAACACTATGTTACTTCATCCAGAGCAACTGGCTGTCAACACTGTATGCTACTTCATCCAGAGCAACTGGCTGTCAACACTGTATGTTACTTCATCCAGAGCAACTGGCTGTCAACACTGTATGTTACTTCATCCACAGCAACTGGCTGTCAACACTATATGTTACTTCATCCAGAGCAACTGGCTGTCAACACTATGTTACTTCATCCAGAGCAACTGGCTGTCAACACTGTATGTTACTTCATCCAGAGCAACTGGCTGTCAACACTGTATGTTACTTCATCCAGAGCAACTGGCTGTCAATACTATGTTACTTCATCCAGAGCAACTGGCTGTCAACACTGTATGTTACTTCATCCAGAGCAACTGGCTGTCAACACTGTATGTTACTTCATCCAGAGCAACTGGCTGTCAACACTGTATGCACATGACATGTACTTATACTGCTTGTAGTGTTGTGTTTGAACCAGCGCCAGATGAACCTCCAACATATGGGGGCGGTTCCAGGACAGAGAATAAGCTTAGTCCTGGATCAGCATCCCACATTATTTGTAGTCTAGGACTAAGCTTCATATGAGTCCGTGGTAACTGTCCCATGGTGTATGTGTAATTTACCTGTTCTGTCTGCGATGAGTGTTTCAGTTCCTCAGCCCACTGCAATATAAAGTCTTGACGCTCCTCTTGACAAGATCCATCCTCATTCACTCTGGTCAGAAGGGAGGTGTTGCTGATCTGTGAGGACTGGTACAGGACCAACTGATTATGACTCATGGCCATGTAAGAGAACATATGATCACATACCTTCTTTTCTCTATACAGACTGACGTACCTGAACTACCTTGCTCAGTTCAGCAGCAAGCTCTCTGATGATACATTTAGACTCATCAAAGGTGAAATCTTCTTTCTCTTTGTCCGTTCCCTATGGAAAGAGGGACAATGAATTGAGTGCTGAAAGGATTCTGCTGCTGTCTACCCCACATTATTGTGATACTGCTGTGGCATGTCTACTTTGTCTACGCAGTAGACATACTATGTATTTCATTCACCTTACCTTCATTTGTGCCAACAACTTAAGTACTTTATGCTTGAGGCTTTTCTTCCTCTGTTGAATAGAACACAGTATGGACATTACAATGACTGTTGCTGGTTTGAGAGTGAAAGTGAAGCCAAAAGAATTTCAAAGAACATTTCATTCTACAGACTGCTGGCATTGAAAAGACTGGTTTGATCACACTACATTCCTGTCGAGAACAGATGTCACGGTTGATCATCTGTTTCTTGCCTTGCCTATAACCTGTTTACCTTCTTAAGATTGTTTCAGAAAATAATTGTTGGACTGTGGAATGCTGTCCAGATCCTAACGAATATAAAAAAAGAATATTTTGCATAGTGGAGCTCCTTCTCAATATATTAAAGGTTCATTTAAACCAGTGTTGGGGTTCCTGTTTCGTCAGATGAGACATTCATGACTGAAACATCGGTTTAAGTGAACCGTGTTAACAAAGGTGGAGCATATATTTGTCTGTTTGATCAAAACTGAAACTTCCTTACCCGTTTCTGGTAAGAGCTGTTTGCCAGGAACTACACAGCACATAATGACAGGGTGAGAACTTGTCTAAGCATCTAAAGCATATCAAATCTTGGCGGCAGCACTACACCCTGTGCTGAGAAGGAATGCACGTTGTTCCACTGAGATACGCAGTGCATGCATTGGCAGCAAAAAAATAAGTAACAACCCACTTCGAGGGGAATTTCGACAGAAGGATGATATTCTCCAAACATTTGACTATCTTACCTTGTGTAGTAAAGCACATGAATGGTTTGTTGAAAGGTTGTGAAGAACAGGTTCTGCGATTGTTCTCTTTATTGCAAATTCTTCCAATGCTGCCGCCACTGCCACCAACTCTCAGTATCGCTGCAACAATTAATAACAAAGAGCTGTGAGTCAGGTGTAGGGGAAAAAAAAGGTTTTGTGATAACAATATGCAAAAGATGCACTTTGCCCTCTTTGTTGGTCTACTTCTAAATCCaatcaaatgtgtttataaagcccttcttacatcagctgatatctcaaagtgctgtacagaaacccagcctaaaagcccaaacagcaagcaatgcaggtgtagaagcacggtggctaggaaaaactccctagaaaggccagaacttaggaagaaacctagagaggaaccaggatatgaggggtggccagtcctcttctggctgtgccgggtggagattataacagaacatggccaagatgttcaaatgttcataaatgaccagcatggtcaaataatagctTAAATAGCTACTATAATAACCATAATAACACTTCAGAAAAGGGATATAACAGCTGTTATTgtttatgtaaatgtaaaaaatgtcaaCTTACAATCTGTCTGTGAAGCCATCTTTTTACTATAATAGTGCTTTAAAACCCAGTGAGAGTATAGAATGCAGAATCATTTTCAGGAGTCCTGTTATTCACCACCATCCACAGAATTAAGAACCTGTTTTGATTGTGGGTTGTTTGCAGTCTTCTGAATCTCCACCCACTAGCACCACCTGGGTCATTTCAAACaatgttattttttaaaatgaataAACAGAAAGTGAAATGGAACACAGTAATGCAGCTGTATTCCAATTactgtcactacagtataaaacaaCCTAAAAACGAATACAATATTTTACAACTAAAACATGGATTTGTCTCAAAAAGTTAGGTTGCTATGAGAACCCAAATATAAAATGAGAAATCATGCCATCTAGAGGTCAGAATAAACTCATACACAGTGAAGGATAAAAAGTAGACAGGGTTAATAATTTAGACCTGTGGGGAGCAGCCCAGTCATTGTCATAAAGGGAAACAGTATCACAATAAATGCAGCGTCGAAGACCACTCGTAATTTTCCAACTAACAAACTCGTTGTAGAAAGATGAGCCCTACACGATTCGGTACTTGTTTTCTCACAGAAACGGAAATTGAGCGAACAAgtgtagaattttagcaaccatggAATGGCAGCGATTTCTACATTGGCCGCTTGCCCcggtttccactagataacacagccacgaACAGCTTTCCCATTTTGCCTGCCCGAAGGGAGAAATCAATAGGCGAATATCACAACAAATCACAACTCTGGCAGGCAAGTAATAATGTGTAACACAAGCAGACTAGTGAAGGTGGAGACCCCGGTTGAAAGTTCCACCAGCACCTGGTAATCCAAGTGTGTGGACTTCGTCTCTGAGCGGAAAGCAgctgggtgaccaggtgcacaaaGACTGTTTCAGGTGACCAGGTGCATGAAGgccattttgggtgaccaggtgcacgaagGCCGTTTTGGTTGACCAGGTGCACGCGGTTCGTAACAGCGGGGCTATATGCTTTAGTCTCCGAGGAAGGATGCTTAAGTGTGGGAGCCCTGGTGTGCCTGGTGTGCGAGGTTCTGGAGGGGGAGGTGTCCCCGGCTGGAAGTCATGCCCAGAGCGAGGGGTGTTGACCCGGGCAGGGACGGAGGCTAAGACGCCTGGTGGTCCATAGTTCCAGGCAGTAAGCTCTACTCTTAGGCCCGGAGTGAGGTCCGTAGTTCCACTGTCCTTAAGGGGGGCAGAGCAGTCAGCCTCTGTGGAGGTTGGCTGCTGGGTGAGGGCTGGCCCCTGAAACCATTTCCCCATCAAAACCTGGTAACCCGTTctatcaccaggtgcacggctggACATAGTCTCTGGAGCGAAAGTTGAACATTGCGATTTCTGAGAAGTTTGGACCTGATTTTTGATGATTTTTGAAGATCCTCCTAAAATGACAAGGGGCGGACCCCATTGACTTGGGCccgtagtggggtgctcccaCAGCTGGCCTGGAGGCCTGGATCCCCCCATATAGATAAAATAGCATTTCTAAAATATGGGCCTGGTTACCCAAAAATAATACCAGGTGCCCGAAAAACGGCCAGGGACCGGTTCTATCCCGTCAGGGGAGGAATCCACCGTGCGCCCAGCGGGAGGCCCTGAACTTCCCATGGCCGAAGCCACTGGTGCCGAGGCGCCGCTCGAGAGGTCTCTTGTCTAGCTGGAGGGTTTAGTAGGAACGGCATCAACTTATTAAAGACAGGGTTTGAGAAATACACGTGTCTCTGGTGCCGGTGCGTAGTGGGCTGACCATCACCACATGCATCGTTGCCTGGGTGTGTCACTCCCCGCACCGGAACACCAATGTAGGGCCACTGGGTCAGACGTGTCGGCTGGGTCTCGCACGGACGGGGCGCGGCTGGAGCGTATCGAAGAAACGTGGTAAACCGTCTCCAAAAGGGGCTCCCCGATAGAGGCAAATCCACAAATCCACCTGGATGCCAGGCTCTGGTGGTCTGGGTTCGAGACCCGCTAGAAGACTCACCCTACTTTTACATTATTTTCAATATATGTTAATGTCATTATTTGGCACCAGTtacaatacaggtacagtatATGATCTAATTAAAATGTGTTTCTCATTGAAAGGTGGGAATCGGTAGAATTCTAGATAGCTGAGCATCTCAAAGAGAACTCTATCTACTTTTTGAAATCCACACCACATAGACCATGTAGAGCAAATGTGTCTCTGATAAGGAATCACATCAGTTCTAGTCATTGCATTTCTATCTGGAACGTTCCTCATGTATTGTCAAAAAATGGCCCAGATGGTAGTGTTGCTTCTGATAGAAACATACCCAGAACATGGTTGCCATATTCTCAGAATATGGGATTTTTTACTGTTGCGCGTCTGTACTTTCTCAGATTTGCCATTTAAGCAATGATGATGACAGTTATACCAAAACAATACACAACACAGAGTTCCATCTCCAAGTTTTAATGTGGAAAAACAGACAAATTACAAATATCCCAATATGTTAAAGGGGCCATCTGCAATTACCTACATCGTTCTTGAActttaacattttttaaattcctGTTACTTCTGCATttctttttttcaatttaaagttttattaagttttcttgtttttcaatcaaccaacaaaacacattccacattcacagatgtgacaggcttttaaaaaaaaaaaataataataataataatacttttgaaaaaataaaaatacaaaataatattaataataaaagcatttatttttcttaatctatatattttccttggtacatatatatatacatacatacatacatacgcacatatacatacacacacacacgtactcaaaaactaaattaaaataaaaacacacaaaaaataaaataacatataacacttgcagcagcactatcaaggttcttatcagctatttcaagcattcgctgagacgacgggccaataattcgtttttaggttttacagtaccttacacaacatgtatctgcgcatttccctagtcaccccgttcactctgtccagtttgaaatatagttgaatagtggagaccagagtctatcaaacttgggctgtctcttgtggaggtcataagtgagcttttcaagaggaagaaagtcaacaatctggtcaatccacattttaaatgtaggaggggtattagaggcccacaatagaagaatacatttcttagcaaagtatgtaatagtcataagcaaatgttctctgtcaggatcaagaacaaagtcctgctgggcattaagaagatagatacacggggtcatatcaaactgtacctctagtattttctgtgcagcagtatgtacagattgccagaatctggcaatctccctacagctccaaaatacatgcatataggttccactttcagaggtacatcttttacagttaggagacatatctgttttcattctatggagtctcaaaggagtataataaaatttgtacaaaaatttgtaattagattctttcatttttacactggtagaggagcagtataccctgtcgcaaacctccgcccataactcatcactgatagtcagaccaaggtccttttcccagattattttcaaaggagtaaaggaggagcttcctttctcagaaaggagtctatagatgtaagatattttgcctttaatggattgtgctgtgacaagaagggtttcaacttcattcaactgagttctaaacttcctcttggaggtaaatgaggaaattacatgtctaatttgaagatattttaaaaaaatgggatcttggcacatcgaattcactgcagagctcttgaaaggatttcagtgtagtggttttctgatgaaataggtctgaaaaggtcctgattcctagagtatgccaaagattaaagttggcatccctcagggcttttggcaagtctgggttgcctactataggcgagtgagaacatatttACTTCTGCATTTCACTAGGTGTCAAATGATGAAATTGTGAATTTTTTCAACTTCCTGTTACTTTAGTAATtcaacactgtaaaaaaaaaaactcaaccGACTGAAATGCAATTAAACTTTTGCAACAATAGTACTAGATACCAGATTATAACAATTCAATTACTAATCATGGTCTATCATTGAATGTTATTTTAGGTTCCATGATGATTACTATTCCAGGTGTTTCCTCCTGCTGATGAAGTGAAAGATATGTTCATTGTTCAGAACAAGGATGTGGGTGGCAGAATGGCATAATATGGGCTCCACTGCACTGAGCATTCTGACAGCAAATGTCTCATGTTTCACAACTCTTGCAAAAGCAAATGTTCAATTGACTGAGCACAACAAACAAATTCACAAAGTTAGTAGTTCACCGCACAAAATCGCTATttcaatttgcatactgcacATTAATCATACTGCTCAAAATGGATAACTTAGTGCCTAGTTTACGTAAACAGTTTGAGAACTGACAAACCTTTAGCATTTCTATATTTCTGCCCTAAAAATGTATCTATTAACATCAATTTAGGTTGGAAGGTTAAACAAAACCATATATGGTTGATCGCTTCGGTACAGTAGGGCAAAGTGGAAAGAGTCATTCTATGGCccccgactgcaaggcactacagagggtagtgtgtataggccagtacatcactggggccaagcttcctgccatccaggacctctatagagagaggaaggcccaaaaaattgccaaagactccagccaccctagttatggaccattctctctgctaccgcaaggcaagcggtTCCAGGGGGCGCCAGGTCTATGTCCAAACGGCTtcttaacagtttctacccccaagccataagactgctaatcAAATGGTtccccggactatttgcattgtccccccgcCGCCATttgtacgctgctgctactctgtttattatccatgcatagtcactttacctctaactacatgtacatattacctcaattaactcAACTAACCTGtggccccacacattgactctgtaccggcatccactgtatatagcctcgctactgttattattattgttgcttcttaattatttgttgtttttctatttctctactttattttttattttttacttcagtttattttagtaaatactttctaaacacttttttttcttaaaactgcatgattggttaagggcttgtaagtaagtatttcactctaaggtctacacacctgttgaattcggcaccggtgacaaatcaaatttgatttgatttgatgtgctaCGATTTGAAATATATGGTGTAGTTTAGAATACACTGCTGAAgtacttggatggaaaattaaaGTAAAAGAATATATGAATGCCATGGAAACACACTGTAAGCCGATGGGTTTTACAGTTCCAATTCAAATAACTTGTATTTCCTCGGAAGGAACTTCATGTGTGGTGACGAATGGTACATACAAGACTCATaacaacatagaacacaaaacatgtaTAAAGGATTCAAAGCATTCGGTGCTAAGCTGATATGTGGAATGTTTTAAAATCGTCATACCATTGATCATTTAGCTATCTGATTTTGAATTTTAGAGCCTCTTTAGGTATAATCGATTTATTTTTCTCTAAATATTTGAATTtgtcctttactactatagcccataggaacgcattgaataacacatttctAAATGTCAAAAGAGACCGTCAAAAAATAAGGCTTTGAagtgtcctatatctaggagatacagtgccttgcgaaagtattcaggcccccttgaactttgcgaccttttgccacatttcaggcttcaaacataaagatataaaactgtatttttttgtgaagaatcaacaacaagtgggacacaatcatgaagtggaacgacatttattggatatttcaaacttttttaacaaatcaaaaactgaaaaattgggcgtgcaaaattattcagcccctttactttcagtgcagcaaactctctccagaagttcagtgaggatctctgaatgatccaatgttgacctaaatgactaatgatgataaatacaatccacctgtgtgtaatcaagtctccgtataaatgcacctgcactgtgatagtctcagaggttcgttaaaagcgcagagagcatcatgaagaacaaggaacacaccaggcaggtccgagatactgttgtgaagaagtttaaagccggatttggatacaaaaagatttcccaagctttaaacatcccaaggagcactgtgcaagcgataatattgaaatggaaggagtatcagaccactgcaaatctaccaagacctggccgtccctctaaactttcagctcatacaaggataagactgatcagagatgcagccaagaggcccatgatcactctggatgaactgcagatatctacagctgaggtgggagactctgtccataggacaacaatcagtcgtatattgcacaaatctggccttatggaagagtggcaagaagaaagccatttcttaaagatatccataaaaagtgttgtttaaagtttgccacaagccacctgggagacacaccaaacatgtggaagaaggtgctctggtcagatgaaaccaaaattgaactttttggcaacaatgcaaaacgttatgtttggcgtaaaagcaacacagctcatcaccctgaacacaccatccccactgtcaaacatggtggtggcagcatcatggtttgggcctgcttttcttcagcagggacagggaagatggttaaaattgatgggaagatggatggagccaaatacaggaccattctggaagaaaacttgatggagtctgcaaaagacctgagactgggacggagatttgtcttccaacaagacaatgatccaaaacataaagcaaaatctacaatggaatggttcaaaaataaacatatccaggtgttagaatggccaagtcaaagtccagacctgaatccaatcgagaatctgtggaaagaactgaaaactgctgttcacaaatgctctccatccaacctcactgagcttgagctgttttgcaaggaggaatgggaaaaaatgtcagtctctcgatgtgcaaaactgatagagacataccccaagcgacttacagctgtaatcgcagcaaaaggtggcgctacaaagtattaacttaagggggctgaataattttgcacgcccaatttttcagtttttgatttgttaaaaaagtttgaaatatccaataaatgtcgttccacttcatgattgtgtcccacttgttgttgattcttcacaaaaaaatacagttttatatctttatgtttgaagcctgaaatgtggcaaaaggtcgcaaagttcaagggggccgaatactttcgcaatgcactgtataagaaagctcaggaaatatttgagttttttggacacatatttaaccgATTATTTTTGTTGCCACAAaactacctacatactgtacttccATTTGTTTATattg
This window encodes:
- the LOC139387444 gene encoding E3 ubiquitin-protein ligase TRIM39-like, which encodes MKGTDKEKEDFTFDESKCIIRELAAELSKVVQSSQISNTSLLTRVNEDGSCQEERQDFILQWAEELKHSSQTEQTPAGEITRHRRSDDPPDQQKPDKEQKLREATKALSEWAWRLKDMEQDSVCLGEDVCSVLQDLERQWKRGKLPNMLPVMDFLIWSILQEQQEGSIVKHWLRNRQRSRSRVTLNRVPDSIWNLILKASVEITLDEKTANPNLLLSADRKRVKMATIIEDVFDPRDGYSPRSHTYDGWCCVLAKEGFTSGRHYWEVRVWGKAEWRIGVVRESAPRNGFANLNTKAGYWNLRLQLGELMALSAPVIKLNQSPPSRLGVFLDIEEGQVSFYDAEERCHIYTFNVNFDNFGKIYPVFGTIETDRELVIL